TCAGCGATTCTTTCAATCTTTAAAAGGAAAGcatgatatatttcaatcttgtattaaataattcaaaatgaaaaaatataaatattatacatatatttataaatattatatacataataatatatttatttatataaatatattatattataacatatttatttatataaaaaatataatttttataaatatttatatattataatatttatttatatatgtaatatctatttagatattaaaaataattaagagaattaacaaaagattccaattttttttctttttttattttagatgatattttattatttcccttttttctttataataaattgtttgtaatatatataatatattctttgtaataaattttaagaagttttaattttatcattttaagaaatttaattatttatataacatataaattatataataactttatgttatataattctaaatttaaaattttattttttattcttatttcttaaaaaataataatttcattaatatttataatattaaaaaaattattattaagtttacactcttattatataatatgactattatttcaattaattttttttattacaataaacaatttaaaagttaaaatataatatttttttaggatCTAAGATTAGAAGGTGATAACAAAACAGTTTTAGCTAATCACTTAGAatcaaagaaacgaaaattggGTAAACTTCCTCCAGTTTATCCAAACGGATGGTTTGCCTTGTTAGAAAGTTCTCAATTAGATAAAGGTCAAGTGAAACATGTGGCTGCACTTGGACAAAATTTTGCAGTTTTcaggtattttaatttttaaaatgtaaatgtaatttttaaaatgtaaaatgaatgattaaaaaattaaaaaatttattttataattgcttttaattcaagaaattaaaagtataattgaactttatataaatttaataataatatttaataataatatttatttaaagaacagATAATGGGACAATAAGAATTTTAGATGCCTACTGTCCTCATTTGGGTGCAAATATGGCTGAGGGTGGACGTGTAAAAGGTGATTGCTTAGAATGTCCTTTTCATGGTTGGCAATTTCGTGGTTCTGATGGACAATGCAATCACATCCCATATGCCGATAAAggtaattcaaattataattttatttaattatatcttattttttttaattttaattattaaagctgtttatatattatatattgattatactgtatactttattttagTGCCACATATTGCTAGAACTAAAACTTGGAAAAGTTGTGAGgctaacgaaattattttcgtttggTATCATGCAGAGGGATTAGAACCGAATTGGCAACCACAAACAATTAGCCATGTTTTAAATCGAACATGGCGTTATCATGGACGAaatgaatttcttattaattgtcATATACAGgtcagattttaattaatttaaatacaatttcattatttgtttattttataatgtaaataataatatgaaacattgaatgaaaattcaaattttgtttttattattttaaaatttttatctatttatatatatatatatatatatatatatgtgtgtatataaagaaaataaaattttaatatttgaagattaaaaatgattaaaataaaaatttcaatcgatcaTGGAAACTAAAATCAAGGAAACCAAATTATCATTAAGATTTAGATCAGCAGCGAtcttttagtattattttttttcttttttttcttcttttttttttttttttttagatatgtgTTAAATAAAGCTGatggatatttgaaataagaaatggaTTTTGGACTCCTTGATTGCAGCATCCATGATGAATTCTAAGAATGATGATCGTTGTTTTGAGTTTAAACAGGTAAGAAACTCATAACTATTCcgaaactaaaaaaaagttaaaatattaattaataaagtaaaaataattttaaaattaatatggcaaaaaataataaaaatacaattatattaaatatacaaaaataaatattttacaaaaaattattaaaaattatagataaactatatttgatttttattttattcaatatcaaataaaaataaaaaaattgataataataaaatatttaatcaaaaataaagttgtaagacaaaatattataatataaatattataattttcaggaAGTTGCAGAAAATGGTGCTGATTCAGCACATCTTAGTGCAGTACATGGTCCagcaatatttacaaaaattgcaaattttttttcttttttcgctcgACATTCATGGACCAACGTCAATTGGACACcacatatttctttcttaagatcccaagattttaaagaaatcaaaacaataaaacaaGATGATGAAAACTTAAAGCATAGAGCATATATGACTTTAAGACATAGTCtaattctatttgaaaaatttaaacttttacaaTTGGATGTAAATGTTCAACAAATAGGCCCGGGATATGTCGAACTTATGATGCATACTTCTTTGGGATCAATGTGTATTTTTCAGACAGTAACACCAATGGAACCCCTTTTACAAAaggttcttaaaattttaaatatataacattattaaaattcttctacattttttatttgtatttttttaactatatattatatattattaattatatactagtttattaagaatacaatttttcttaaaaaataataataataaacttatttcttagaaaagatttaaatttcagtaaaaaaattaattactacaatattttttcattcattatttttttatttattaaaaaatattttctttattataattattgttatcatttttattattaggtgACTCATTTACTATATTCTCCTCCTCTACTTGGTCCATATGCTAGCATGTTATTCTTAGCAGAATGCTTAATGTTTGAAAGAGACGTAGCCATTTGGAATCGAAAGAAGTTCGAAAAACAACCCCTTTTGGTCAAAGAAGATAAAAGCATACTTGTTTATCGCAGATGGTATGCTCAATTTTATTCGCAACACAGTCCAAGTTATCATTCTGCCATTAAATCTTTACAAtggtaaattttttgtattgaaaatttttgtatttttcacggaactcaaattttattatataaattataatattaatgaaaattgaaaaaataattcatttataatgttaataataaaaaattgaaaatatttacaaagaaaGACATgcacaaatatttacaaagaaaatgagaaaggagaagatgatgtatttaatctaaaattcaaatatattatattattcctatatatttaaatatctatatcctatatatttaaattgaattctctataatgtaatatattatcttttttataaaaaaatgaacatacatatttttacaaccttatttccttttttaaataagtattattaataataaatattattaaaaaagatatttgaatttatattatcttaaaaaacttACATAATTcagattcaataaaaaaaataatcatatgatatctatataaatcacGTTGCAGCTGATTGGTTAATCAAATCAGTGGCGGCTCTTTAATACCTTAAAAACAGTTAGGCTaccacaaaaaatttattttcctcgcaaaaaaaaaacatgactTCTGAAATAGATCTAAATGATgtgagtaatttaaatttttcgcggTTTTTCCTATTTAGGTATTGTATTtaacgttatattattttaatattttggcGGTTATTGTGTTGAAACATAAccttaatttgattatttttttgttaattactttgtaatattttagttataatttaaaaatcaaagaattaaaaaattaataattaatattttattataatttaaaatatatagtggTCATATAGTGATTTATTtagatctaaaaaataataggtataaaaaatttatcaaaagttttgttataaagaaattatctaaaatataagcaataaaaaataaaatttaaaataaaaataataaataaagaactaATTGAttagcaaattaaaaaattaattaataaaaaaattaatattcaaacaacaaacaaaaaatgcaaataataataatcttcatttatattacatatttaaatgttttctacaaaaagaataaaacattaataaaagtattaatctatgcataaatttaattattgaaataaatatatattaatttttatttattaatattagtcaGTGCATTTATTTGtactttattattctattttcaaaaactaacatataaagaaatagatgaaactaataaaaaattatatatacatatgtagtaataatgaaaaaataattaaatgaaattaaatttgaatttataaataatacattatgtgtagtaattaataaattaatagataaaaaatataattgcttaATAAtctcttatataaaatgtttttttttagaaaaattaatttacttaaaaattaaaaaaaaatttaatatataattataaatttttaaatatttaaatatcaaataatcaaaaaattttaatgagctaattatataaaaaaaaaatttattctatgcttaattgttataatattataatttattaattagtactataaatttttattatataaattattattattataaatctgatctataaaaattttttttccaaattttaattaaacattgaaattatttttctttttattatatttgtaagtttttaattcttaaatgcATATTACTAATTGAaactttcttataattttgtattatattaaattaaatgtaatattattatatatattatatatatatattattatattaattatattattatatatattattatattattaatattattatatatgtattatatataaaattataaataataatactaataatatcagtaatattatttttcaagagatctacttatattaaaattctttttcaacaatattttaaagaaatagtaGAATTCATCATGATGAGATAATCTTTaagaacaattttcttttatatttatgctgtaaaattttctttatgtacaaatacaatgtatattagaaaatttttaattttaaccattgatttaaaatatatatatttttttaacaattccttaaatatctatttttttatatagttccCAACACTAAAACTAAAACATGTCCATATCAaggacaaaaaaaatttattaaggaCAATAAACACAATGTTGACAGGTGGATGTAATTCTTTACAGGTACAatgtttttaaacaatttaattgatatttttttttaatattaattttttatgcgcataaatttttattttaaatatatatatatatatatgtatatatatcatatataatttaataataatgaaataattcataatatataatcttaattttaatttcattaaaaaattctaatttcagaTAGTTACAGATTTTGATTTAACATTAACAAAACAACAtgtaaatggaaaaaaggTTCTTAGTAGTTTtggtatgtaaatatataaatagtattttattaataaaaaatataggtataactatatatataaaatttttattataacaaagtaaataaaatacaattttttttgtaatttaaaaaaaaataggaattttTAGCAAATGCAAGCAACTTccagaaatatatacaaaagaatCAAATcgtctttataaaaaatatagaccAATTGAAATAGATCCTGATTtatcaattcaaataaaaacagaaGCAATGACAGATTGGATGATAGCTGCAGAAGAAATACTAAAAGGAATACCTTTTGATCCTAATGAAATATCAGAAGTAAGCAAGATTTATGGAACAAATTTAAGGGATGGTACAAAAGaacttttaacaaaattatatcttgCTGAAGTTCCAGTACTGGTTTTTAGTGCTGGTTTAGGAGATATTGTTCAAGCTATTTTAGAAAACCaagaagttttatttaataatgtaaaggtatttaaaatttgttaactttttaaaaatatataatactaatgataataataataatataaataataaaagtaaacataataataaaaattattttaatcttttagataatctcaaattttcttaaatatgaaGATGGAAAATTAGCAGGATTTCAAAATGAAGGATTAAttcatgtttttaataaaaacgaacATGCTATAgaacaagaatattttaaagtttttgaaaaaagaaaaaatattcttttaatgggTGATACTATAGGTGATGCATCAATGGTTGATGGAATGTTAAATACATGTgctgttttaaaaattggttTTCTTTATGACAATGTAGGTAttcatgtaataatttatatattcatatttgaaaaatattatgaaaaataattatagtatattcaaatatattaataaataatatataaataattaataataataattatatattttttatttaaaatgaatattaaattattatatttgatttatattaacataatacataatatactatatataataacatttatattaacatatacataattaatttgaatgaaattatgaatataatataatttgatatgtcttaaataatcttacaatttcaatatataattatatacaatatatataatatataattatttttaaatgaacttacaaattgaattttttacagGTTGAAAATAGTCTGGCTtcatatatggaaaaatttgatattgtcTTAGTTGATGATCAAACAATGCAAGTTCCAATTGatatattacgattattattataaaagaattcaactttttaatttttattatttataaagtatctctttttcacttttaatctctatcttgcaatttatttattttatttaaagctgTTTAACAAACtatgttcaaaaatatcattttacattattttctttatcatttataaattgtctttttagtgtgattttatatattagatatttatatattttttaaatatgtatgtatcttttaatagaaattgttaaaatctaattaatcttattaaaataataaaataaaaatgtattctcgcttatatttaaatttatataatttatctttttaaattaaacaaaatcttatttgtattttatattattatcttcaaaGATTGagacaaaattttgaaaaatgatatgtaacatttttttttaaataattattattaaattacaagaagaaaaaaattctattttttgaaacataataatgataatatgttCAATTCTGTTAAATaatcattcataaaattccctataataatgaatacatATTACTTTaacatatgttaaaaaaaacaaattgagaACCGTTGATCATTGATTTACCTGATACGTTACTAACCAAAAGCTACTTTTGTGCCtttcgtttattaaaatttaattttgttaatctaAAACTATTTCTACGTaagttactttaaattttttcaatcataattattttctgaaatgttaaattataatattcaattaaataaattttataataaaattttttaacaagacaatttattattatgaaatatatagttaTGAATAAACACAATccaattaatcgattttaatcgatattaaatattataaaatcgataattacaatcaaattaataatatttaaataaatcattttaattaatttctaatttcatttaaaatatatattttttataggtattactaattatataaaaaattttaaaaacttgagtaaaagtataatatactaaaagtatattttaaaattaataataaataaaaatattaaatgaatagtaTTGCAGAAGCTTGTAATAATctcaaaaaagaatatgaCGGATGCTTTAAGCTTTGGTTTtccgaaaaatttcttaaaggaGATTTAGATGATTCAATGTGCTCAAATCatttcaaattgtataatCAATGTCTTCAGGtaatcaaactttttttctctttataaaatttcatttgaattaaatgttcaatttaaaaataaaaattacaattttatatgtatcacaaaaatgtatgtatcatgaaattgaaatattaaaataatttttcagaaatttttttttaaattttataaaaatggattcagttacaattattataaataaattaaaatataaataattgttagaaatataattatatttatttttttaattaatttttttaaattaaattttaaaaatatgtaaaataatgcaatatgTATTGTGCAcagtaataatgaaaatcatgTATAATACATGGAATGTATGGAttgcacaattttattttcttttgaacaCACAATGAATAACcaagcaaaatttttataattattaacgtaatattaatttttaattcactaatatttaaattaatgtgcaaattaattaaatttaataataaattatggaagcttgtaaagaattaaaagcaaAGTATGATCGTTGTTTTAATGATTGGttctctgaaaaatttttacgcgGAATTTATGATGATAGTGAATGTGCACCATTACTTAAAGTTTATACCAAATGTGTAGCGGTAAGTTAAACACTGAcaaaaattaactttctttatttttaaaattctaacctTCTATCTATTTAaagtaaagttttaattttataatagtataaaaaaattatatgaaatatgtatgtatatatgattatttagattttaatttttacattttaaaattataaacgttagaattattttaaaatcttttaatctaGATAAAATagactataataaaaattaataaatttcatgtattaaatataaatgtaaaaatttaatttttgtcagaatttcaataattttaagaattttgtgattattattaatttctattttaatattatattctagtttaatattatataaagtcaatataaatttatataattattttgtattgttatattttataaatatttcaaatatacaaattattattatttatattttaccattaaataattgttattttggtacaatttaaaaaaatgtacattatTATGTTTCAGCAAGCAATGAAAGATCAAAACATAAATTtggatgaaataaatatagctCATTTAGGAACagaacaagaaaagaaaactgaaaattgataattatgtctttaataataattttgaattctttaacagaatttttttttatattttattataaaaatgtgttatatattctttcataaataatgattatgccttttcatttttattaataaataccaaGTATAAATactgatttttaaatgtatgcatttttattttcctatacaaaaatttttaaaaataatatcaagaacttcttcattattaatagaacCAGTTATTTTGCCAAGTTCTCTTGCTGCATTTCTAATATCCTGTAAAGATATAGCCATATCATAATTTGCTATTTCAGTTTTCTCTAAATAGTATTTAAGATAATCTAAAACATGCAATAAATGATTTCTATATCGAGCATGACTGATAACAGGACTTTCTTTACATGGATTTCCGcatctaaaattaaagatataaattaataaaataaacaacataaacattttatttataattataataaaaaaatataaatgttttattacaatgcttaataaattacataacatttatttaattttcaattatatatatatatatatatatatatactcacaTTTCTTCAAAACATTGTCCCAATGCATTTATAAGTTCTTTTAAACCTTCTTGTGTTTTACATGATATAGGAATAACATTTtgttttctccaattttttatttcatcttctttaatcaaatctattttatttaatattaaaagaactctttttttatctatttccagaaaattcttatattgttTTAGAAAATCTTCCAAAGatgtttttacattattttctgcactaattatgcatataataaaatctgctttttttgaatattcctttgtttttttaataccttctatttctatttcattttctggGTCATTTCTAATCCCAGCAGTATCTGCAAGGATCATTGGATATCCACAGATATCTATtgttaattctataatatctcTTGTTGTTCCTGGTAAAGATGTAACAATAGctgcattttttttagagagaagatttaaaaaactgCTTTTTCCTACATTAGGTTTTCCAAGAATTGCTACATGTATTCCACTACGTaaaatttctccttttctttcatcGGAAAGATGttgttgtatttttatatataatttttgaatattaattttagtatcTTCTAAGACATTAGAAGTTACATTATGCTCTTCAGCAAAATCAATATAAGCTTCTAAATTggcaagaatatttaaaagaataatacgcCATGACTCATAGATATGATAAAGAGAACCAATTGTTTGATTAGAAGCCTGTTaagattttaagtaaaaaatataatataatatatattatattataatacaattataatataaatataatttcttaatatatatgatataatataataatatgaaatgataaagtatttttatagaatgatttcatttttacctGCTTACGTTGTTTCTCAGTTTCTGCTTCGATTAAATCACCTATACCTTCTGCTTCagttaaatctaattttccatttaaaaatgcTCTTCTTGTAAATTCACCAGGAAGTGCTAATTGAAAATGTAGCTTTGCAAGAGCATTTAGAATTGATGTAATTACTGCAGGACCACCATGAACATGAAATTCTATACAATCCTCACCAGTAAATGAATTGGGTCCTAaatcaattcatatttaattttattttttatattaattcacatatattattttgaattcattttatttaaattttattaaattatattatcattaccTGGAAACCAAAGACATAGACCTCTATCtaacatttcttttgtttcaggatcataaattttttttaagagagcCATTCTAGGTTTTAATTCAGATATTTTTGTCATTCTTTTTAAAGCTACTAATGCTTTTGGACCAGATATTCGAATTACTGCTACTCCACATTTTCCATAtcctttaatataaaaagattttattatttaatgatttaaacagattaataaattcatattaatgagATCATATACAAAACATTAATCATACacaaaaacattataataatttaaagtaatttaaattgaattcaaagtaattttttttaaataaaatataaataaattaaatataaaaataaataaatataaaaattaaataaaaatataaataaataatagatataaaaatattagcagtatttttatttttgttttattttaaaaatcattttatcaaattataattaatttaaaatacaacataaataaaaagatattgtttatatatatatatattttgttattatatattttattatatatatatatatttaattgtttaaaatatattatgttatatatgcatgtatatataacataatatattttaaacaattaaatttacgatCATGAAGCGCATGCGCAAATAAATTAGCGAAATGTAAAATGTCTTATCATAAAAAACAATGTcgacgattttaaattaaaattacatatatattatacaattttttaaaattatacattaatttgatgaaaatattgataatataaatattgcaaaagatacgaaaaaaataaaacaaccaGAAGAAAGTGCATAAATTGTGGATGATCTAGATTCATCAAAGTGTTTTTGATGTAAAATTTGATGTGGAATAAAAACTGTAtgtcttattatttttgaagtcATTaacttccaaatatttttatttaaaaatattcgtaacatttgattatttaatatataaactttaaattctttttaaatgtgaTATGACACTacgtatttcatttatatttttttcacataagGTTAGGTATTTAAGTATGTCGAACGAGATCAAATTTGATcaggaatataaaaattagattaatattttcaatttaaataaaaataaaatatttccttttaaattaaaaaagaataatttaagtattttatatattttaatataaatatttataatgcaaaattaaaagttgaatgcgtaataagtttataatataaatgttaaaataaattaagaaaatggcAGAATTTGCAAAAAACTTAATAAGTAGTAAAGATGTACAAAAACAGTGTAACGATTGGATAGaatcacaaaaaaattttacatatacagatgaaatacaatttaaaagaaaacagaTAGACGACAATGATAGTTATAATACTGATTCTGAATTTGATTCCGTATCAGAAAATGGtgcaaaaagaagaagagttgGTTTACCAGTAAAACGTGAAGTTTATCATCTCTCTTGTGAATGGATTGATTGCAAATATGAAACCAATCATgttgagaaatttataaatcacgtGGCCACGCACGTGTCAGATTTAAATAcgcgaattaatgaaaaagacattaatgtttatatatgtcAATGGAGCGGTTGTTTATATGAAAGTAATGATCCTGATGAGATTTCTAGGCATGTTAATTATCATGCTTATCATACTAAATTAAAATGCATTGGATCAAATATTCGTACTAGAATTAAATTACctgtaagtaattatttttactatatttttttaatatatgttataaataaattttatttcataaaataacgtataaatatatataatatatattttatttttatttgaaataaaaaaatgatattatttaaatataaatataaattttaattaaattaaaatttacttttatattattttcaacttattcgatttaaaaatcaattgggATAATATatgagtatataaatatttataagaaaatatatataattatatatgtatatataagtattcataagaaaaaaataactatatataaaataacatataattatatatatatttcagaaatgtTGTAGAGATTCTGAATGGAAAAATGTGATAGATCTTCCAGCACCACTTCTTTGTCGCTGGGAagaatgtttgaaatattttagaaattatcaattatatttatatcatgtaGCTGCTCATATTCAGGAAGGTCCAAGAGGTAACAAAGTTGAAGGAGGTTTAGAATGCAAATGGACAGGTTGTAGTAACTTATATcctaatttatacaaattgagAGATCATATACGACATCatacaaaggaaaaaattgttgcttGTCCTGATTGTGGTGCTACTTTTGCttctaatacaaaatttcatatacattGCAAACGACAAATTCCAATTGatggtaaaattataaaaagtttttattcatttatacatattacaatttaaatatatatattatatattatattatgagtaatttttttaattataaaaatgtttagaataaatattaggatttgataagtaaattatttttaatatctataataataatttatattaaaaaattaagtttatataaaaataatttttattagttcaaGGATTCCAGTGTTc
This DNA window, taken from Apis cerana isolate GH-2021 linkage group LG5, AcerK_1.0, whole genome shotgun sequence, encodes the following:
- the LOC108001398 gene encoding tRNA modification GTPase MnmE isoform X1 gives rise to the protein MLRIFLNKNIWKLMTSKIIRHTVFIPHQILHQKHFDESRSSTIYALSSGYGKCGVAVIRISGPKALVALKRMTKISELKPRMALLKKIYDPETKEMLDRGLCLWFPGPNSFTGEDCIEFHVHGGPAVITSILNALAKLHFQLALPGEFTRRAFLNGKLDLTEAEGIGDLIEAETEKQRKQASNQTIGSLYHIYESWRIILLNILANLEAYIDFAEEHNVTSNVLEDTKINIQKLYIKIQQHLSDERKGEILRSGIHVAILGKPNVGKSSFLNLLSKKNAAIVTSLPGTTRDIIELTIDICGYPMILADTAGIRNDPENEIEIEGIKKTKEYSKKADFIICIISAENNVKTSLEDFLKQYKNFLEIDKKRVLLILNKIDLIKEDEIKNWRKQNVIPISCKTQEGLKELINALGQCFEEICGNPCKESPVISHARYRNHLLHVLDYLKYYLEKTEIANYDMAISLQDIRNAARELGKITGSINNEEVLDIIFKNFCIGK
- the LOC108001398 gene encoding tRNA modification GTPase GTPBP3, mitochondrial isoform X2 encodes the protein MTKISELKPRMALLKKIYDPETKEMLDRGLCLWFPGPNSFTGEDCIEFHVHGGPAVITSILNALAKLHFQLALPGEFTRRAFLNGKLDLTEAEGIGDLIEAETEKQRKQASNQTIGSLYHIYESWRIILLNILANLEAYIDFAEEHNVTSNVLEDTKINIQKLYIKIQQHLSDERKGEILRSGIHVAILGKPNVGKSSFLNLLSKKNAAIVTSLPGTTRDIIELTIDICGYPMILADTAGIRNDPENEIEIEGIKKTKEYSKKADFIICIISAENNVKTSLEDFLKQYKNFLEIDKKRVLLILNKIDLIKEDEIKNWRKQNVIPISCKTQEGLKELINALGQCFEEICGNPCKESPVISHARYRNHLLHVLDYLKYYLEKTEIANYDMAISLQDIRNAARELGKITGSINNEEVLDIIFKNFCIGK
- the LOC108001396 gene encoding histone H4 transcription factor; the encoded protein is MAEFAKNLISSKDVQKQCNDWIESQKNFTYTDEIQFKRKQIDDNDSYNTDSEFDSVSENGAKRRRVGLPVKREVYHLSCEWIDCKYETNHVEKFINHVATHVSDLNTRINEKDINVYICQWSGCLYESNDPDEISRHVNYHAYHTKLKCIGSNIRTRIKLPKCCRDSEWKNVIDLPAPLLCRWEECLKYFRNYQLYLYHVAAHIQEGPRGNKVEGGLECKWTGCSNLYPNLYKLRDHIRHHTKEKIVACPDCGATFASNTKFHIHCKRQIPIDVQGFQCSHCNKFYPTEGILRDHMQMHVFNYKCSLCDMSCESPASLAKHVRYRHVSTRSFPCQLCNHAAKSQQDLDSHMTVHTNGPNFSCHFEGCLYKCKGAYTLDRHIERVHSMQVRWYCCHECPIKYRKSYRLTKHLIETHQLQLPSGHTRFQYTHDKDGCYRLQMVRYEAVEEELNPSINQLKIQNKKFKIKLNKDSNVPQIEIFEDLNETETKDEDSEIERKSREENNEGKSMPVISNILITIDETDAEGNIIRSRVVEAQETMELPPSDGPPLILT